In one Leptospiraceae bacterium genomic region, the following are encoded:
- a CDS encoding HNH endonuclease → MSSEIDDSFIPFITEEEKNRERKKAKELKNSAWWKKKKSGGECYYCHKKFEVSDLTMDHLIPLARGGKSIKANLVPACKECNHRKKHGLPFEFMQ, encoded by the coding sequence ATGAGTTCAGAAATAGACGATTCCTTCATTCCATTTATAACCGAGGAAGAAAAAAACCGCGAACGAAAAAAAGCCAAAGAATTAAAAAACTCAGCCTGGTGGAAAAAGAAAAAATCAGGTGGCGAGTGTTATTACTGTCATAAAAAATTTGAGGTATCTGATTTAACCATGGATCACTTAATTCCCCTGGCCAGGGGAGGAAAATCGATAAAAGCGAACCTGGTTCCTGCCTGTAAAGAATGTAACCATAGAAAGAAACATGGCTTACCTTTTGAATTCATGCAATAG
- a CDS encoding CBS domain-containing protein: MTMTNLSRTELLKKVKVTELMTSNVITIEHDDLVGKASRMMMENRIHSILVMKQGKPVYIISTFDLLKLSYEGTFNEDSYDMLQTTVEELVQGQKLIKINTATTLIEALQIFTDYSIHSIPVIDGEEVKGIITLMDLAIWYRKTHEV; this comes from the coding sequence ATGACAATGACAAATCTAAGTAGAACCGAGTTATTAAAAAAAGTAAAAGTAACCGAACTCATGACTTCTAATGTAATCACCATAGAACATGACGACCTTGTAGGAAAAGCTTCTCGTATGATGATGGAAAATCGGATTCACAGTATTCTCGTAATGAAGCAAGGAAAGCCGGTTTATATAATATCAACTTTCGATCTTCTAAAACTATCGTATGAAGGTACTTTTAATGAAGACAGTTATGATATGCTACAGACCACTGTTGAAGAATTGGTTCAGGGACAAAAGCTTATCAAGATTAATACAGCTACAACTCTAATAGAAGCTTTACAAATTTTTACTGATTACAGTATTCATTCTATACCGGTTATAGATGGAGAAGAAGTGAAAGGAATTATTACCCTGATGGATCTGGCAATCTGGTATAGAAAAACACACGAGGTTTAA
- a CDS encoding acyltransferase family protein: MDIFKLNEFFKDIEKNFQKLSDEFFLKTLPDYIAGHLKEFTMLEVEGIENIPSRGPALIVPNHSGVFGWDAVILNHEIYEKRRRIPRTMTHPFWEHSPLMKDVASRFGLFKRDLRHALRLLKHNNLILIFPEAERGNFKPSIKMYQLVDFETGFVALAAMSGAPVIPVAIIGGEENYINLGTLDIFEKSLGFKIPLPLNLLPFRSKWKIKILKPISFKKYGKKAIKNEKFLYEASQNIRFRIQATIHKELVRKGIFKF, translated from the coding sequence ATGGATATTTTCAAATTGAATGAATTTTTTAAAGACATAGAGAAGAATTTCCAAAAGCTATCCGATGAGTTTTTTTTGAAAACCCTACCGGATTATATTGCAGGCCATCTAAAAGAATTTACTATGTTAGAAGTAGAAGGAATAGAGAATATTCCGAGTCGTGGCCCTGCACTCATCGTTCCAAATCATAGTGGGGTTTTTGGCTGGGATGCAGTAATTTTAAATCATGAGATCTATGAAAAAAGAAGACGAATCCCGAGGACGATGACCCACCCCTTCTGGGAACACAGCCCGCTGATGAAAGATGTAGCGAGTCGTTTTGGACTGTTTAAAAGAGATCTCCGTCATGCTTTGAGATTACTCAAACACAATAACCTGATTCTGATATTTCCGGAAGCGGAAAGGGGAAACTTTAAGCCCTCTATAAAAATGTATCAACTCGTAGATTTTGAAACGGGCTTTGTCGCACTCGCAGCTATGAGTGGTGCTCCTGTTATCCCGGTGGCAATCATCGGAGGGGAAGAAAATTATATAAACCTCGGTACTCTTGATATATTTGAAAAATCACTGGGCTTTAAAATTCCCTTACCCCTAAACCTTTTGCCCTTTCGCTCCAAGTGGAAAATCAAAATTTTAAAACCCATAAGTTTTAAAAAATATGGAAAGAAAGCCATTAAAAACGAAAAATTTCTCTATGAAGCAAGCCAGAATATACGCTTCCGAATTCAGGCCACCATACACAAAGAACTGGTCAGAAAAGGAATATTCAAATTTTAA